TAGGGGTGTTGTATGAGCGGTGAGTTGTACAAGGGACGCCACTTCACCCGCTTCCCTTCCCTAATATACCTATATGCTTTGTAATTTAGACAGTGGAACCTGGAAATTTAAGTCGGATAAATTACCTGTCTGAACTGCTTGTAGTTAATATCACGGTTTCACAATGTGGTCTCTTTGTAGTTAAaactatttttcaaaatatgagCGCATTTACGTCTGGTTTTGAATtctcttttgtttttatttttttttatttttttattttttggggtGGGGGTAAAGAAGAAAGACTGAACAAAACAATACGAAAATCCTTTTATGGTATAGAGAAATTATTATTCagtttatttgttaattttgttttcaagtattttacTTTATGGTATTGAaaaatttgactttttttttatatcaatattctttattttttttaaacaataaaatcaaaaacaaaaataaattgaaaataacatgCAATACGAATTAATAACAATAACAGCTAATAGTAAACACCAAATCACAAACTATTAGAATTAGTAGGCATAATAACAAAAAGGGAGGGGTAGATTTGAATGTTGAGGTGAATTTTCTTGGTGAAGGCATAAATATCCTCGTTGAACAAAGGATGCAAAATCCAAAGAGGCAATGCGAAGGTTAAGAGTGAAAATTCAAGATATAATAGTACAAATTAACTTTAGGAGCATAAACTCATCAAAATTCAGAACAAactaaacataaataaatatatataatcaccAAACACAAACAGGAAAAAGTGATTAAATAATACATAGCAATTCTCAATGagtagtaaaattttaattttgtattcatatataataataaaccaCAACAAACTTTGAACCAGAGAAATCTTTAGAGAAAACAATCGAATCAACACTTGAGcactttaaaaaattcatacaaAAGGTTATATAGCCATACATACCAGAGAGAAAATGAGATGGCTCTTTGATGGTGAAGTGGTAACATTTGTCCTAAGGACAAgtttaaaattgataataatgtaacttaatattttagagattttttttgtTCAACCTtattaactattattttaaaatatctgtAAAAGTAATTAATAgagaagaaaaattattattttattgattgctCCGTACACATATTTATACAAAAGAGAAGATTATTCTCCAATAGTAATAAGAAAGATAGCTGACACAATTAGCTAAagtaaaaagggaaaaaaaatgtgTATAGCTTTCATTCTACATTCTTCATGTAGAAACACATTGTTTAACCAATTGAGCAAAACGTTGTATTTTGCTTAATTTAAACACAACATTTTGCTTAATTGCTCGACTGCTGAAAAATTATGCTTTATTTCGAATTAAGAAAAAGTATTGAGAAAAAATTTAGAGTTTACAAATTACTTCACACCAAATCGCTTTACATCCGCTCCACAAGATAATGACGCTTCAGAAGAGTGAAGTCTCATCTTGGACAGTATATGATGGAAGATAGACGCTCCGAGAAGTTTGGTAAATAAGTCAGTAATTTGGTGTTGAGAAGGAACATGCTTTGTGGTAACGAAACCTTTTGTGGTTTGATTGCGAACGATGTGATAGTCAATCTCTAGATACTTCGTCCTTTCATGAAAGATGGAGTTAGCTATGATATGCAAGGCTGCTTTATTGTCACAGTGGAGCGGAATAGGGAGCACTAGCTTGTTCTTTAAGCAGGTAAACTATCCATTGCAACTCGCATACAGTAGAAACTATATTTTTATACTCAGCCTCTACAGAGGATCTACtaactgtcatttatttttcgGTTTCCTAGGAGATTAAGGAAAATTCGAGGAAGATGCAGAATCCGATCAAGGATTTTTTAGAGGTGGGACATGCGACCCAATCAGAGTCGCAAAAggcaaaaacttaaaaaattatgaatgtcAGAAAGAAAAGACCTTTTTGAGAGTTCCTTCTAAAATATTAGACTACATGCAAAGCAACATTGAAATGGGGCTTCTGTGGTGTCTGCATGTATTAGCTGAGCTGCTGTGTGGAGTAGGTGATGTTCGATTGTGAGTCTAAGATACAACAGGCGGCCGACTAACCTTCTATACTACTCTAGGTTAGGCAAGAGTTCTCCAGTATTTTTGTCAAGCTTTTATACCTTTTGGGAAAGGAAAGTTTATAGTCTTTACATGGTTGAGGCCAATATCAAATACAATATCATTAATGTACTTCCGTTGATGTAGAAACATTTCTTCACTGGACCTGACTATCTTCAGGCTAAGAAAGTATTTTACTTGACCAAGGTCTTTGATGGTGAAGGCAGTGTGCACGTATGTTGTGGCTCTAGAGAAATTTGCACTATTAAATAGACCTCACGTAAATCTTGCTGGAAGGAATTATTGGACTTTGATTTGGTCCAAAGTAAAGATGGACATGGGTTTAAAGTTTTGAACTTGAAAGAAGAATGAAGTCTTATGCCCATTTATGAGTCCATGTGACAAGAAGACTAATTTACTAAAGTAGCTTATGGGAGAGGAAATCGAGGAGACACTGCTTCTTGTTAGAACTTGAAAGAACTTAGAAGCTGCACAATCCTAAAGGTACTTGACCTGTTCAACCACTCCAGTCGAGACTACAAATGAGGAACAAAGCATTCAGCGAGTGGATGAAGACGATTCACTCTTGCGCGGGAAAGAGGAGAACAGGTTGGCTACAAAGTACgaaaagtgttttttttttttttttaaattaaaaagtaattttaatatattaaagaaaTACATCTCTATATTCATTGAATTATAGCTATTTGACAATGTCATTTACACATGAAAAGCTATTTTCaagaaaaacattttaaatattattgaaaactatctaattaattttttatattagtaAATAACCATGTTTAAATAATTTCCACTGAAAATAGAAACAGAAATTTCTGATGAAAACTAATTAAGGAACAAAGACAAATAAAAGTGAGTGGACAATGCGGCAATCCATTTTTACACGTAAAACTTCAGTTTTTGCCATGTCAGCAAGTATAGTCAAAAGAGAATTGCTGACATGTCAAAAgtatcaaaaatatatatagtataaaaatGCTAACAAGGGCATTTTTCAAAAGGGGTCACCCTATCTATTCCCATGTGATGCACTCCTGTACTCAGCATCATTCCACATATAGAAGAGATTTTTGTGAGCATCATATGCTTCTCCAATACTTATCATAGTATCAAACCATTTATGTAAAATTactataattaatgaaaaaaaaaggtaTGAAGATGCAAATGTGTACATATTCAGAATCTACATTGATATTAAAATTAGATTTACTTCAACAACTGGAAATAATTTCCTGAaagcaaaatatatatatagaagccAATACAGGTCATGATAACATTTGCAGGCCCACATCCAAAAGGAAAGCACTTAATTTGAGCAGATACACAAAATTGACAGAAAGAAAGAGTCACATTTTGCTGTTGTGTCTCACAATCTTACTTCAATTAGTGGATGTTACAATCAACAATAGAAAGAACACGACCCTACAAAGCAGCGACTATCTATCTGTGCACACACAAGAGAGCAATTCCATTCACATTACAAAACTGAAACCTAAAAATGACTAAATATTGCACCAGCCACAAAAAGCAGCTTTACAATGAATAAATCATTCTACATGCTAAAATAATCGATGCACAAAGTTTCTGAACTACGCCGGGAAAATGTCACTTTGCTCCTAAACATCTCCTGTAATAAAAAACTATGTTGACCCTAATCTTCTCTTTTTCCCTCGAAGGTATGATTGACCCTAATCTGACAAAACGacctagattttttttaaaattaattatagaacCTTGATTAGCATATAAAATTACACCAAAACCGTTATGaaaaatgtataattttttattaaaaaaggaATTAATGATAGAAAAGAGGGCTGGAATTATATTTCTATATCAAAAAGGGAAAAAAGGAATGCTTGCATGGCCAAATTCTGCCTCACTTCATTATTTGCTAACTTATAGCACAGTCACAAATATCATATAGCTCTCTAGACCATCATTTACAATTCacataaaaaatacaaaataaaataagagttCCAGATTGTAATGAATAATAATGAATGTGCTTGTGTGCTTCTCAAATATTACACCATCTGTGAACAGCTCACTTCAAAAGCAAATTTGATTTAAGAAAGTAATATCATACATAAATATACATCATGTTACTCCAACATATAATAAAAGCAAATGCAAATAGATCAAGTTGAGCATATCTTATTCTCATAGATTGAAAATCTGAATATTTTCAATGAATAACCCAACCTCCCCACATCCAATCTACAATTTCTCCTGAACTGAAATACAACACAAGATTCAACAGCAAAGTTTGGGCCATTGAtagaagaattttttttttctatcatcACAGACAGACAGATTCGATTCTGATTGAACGTTGAAGCCAGGAGCATAAACCCCACTCCCCTTCTAAAAATCGAATCTGACCCATCATATGAAAAATTACAAGAGGattaaagaggaaaaagagaaggTTGGGGGTGGAGGGGAACTAATGACACCAACAATAACAATAGGAACAAAGATTAAAACAAAAATCATGGAGATAATTCGCAAAATATATTTCGAAAAGACTAAGAAGAAAGGGGACGTGGGGGAGGCAATAGTTGATGTAGGTTCTGATTCACCTCTCTTTGGCCTCCACTATTCCTTGATATAAAAGGATGTTGTAACAACTGAGTCGCCGTCCACCTTCTCGCCGGCTCCCTTTGCAGACAACAAGCAATAAAATTACGAAACTCCCTGGAAGCAGTCGGCGGAGCTTCCGGTGGCTGAGACATACAAATGGCACACATCAAGCTTGCCCAATCGCCCTGCCGCCCGACGGCAAACGGAAACCTCCCCAAATAGAACTCCAATATGCTCACGCCCAAACTCCAAATATCACCGGCATAACCGTCGTATTGGCCGTGATTCAAGTCCGTGTTGATCCTTTCAGGACTCATATAGGCAATAGTACCCACCGATGAATTGCAGGGATCCATAGTCTGAGCCAAAATCCTGCTCACCCCAAAATCTGCAATTTTCACATTCTTCCTTGAATCGATTAACAGATTCGAAGGTTTGATATCCCTGTGCACTATTTTACGGCGGTGGAGATACGCCATCCCGCTCAAGATTTGTCGGGCAACATCTGACAAGTGGGCCTCCAGGCTGATATGTGTCCCTTCAAGGGATCCGCCGTCCAAGAATTCTAGCAGCACTTGGATCTCCCCATTGTGCTCGTAAAATTCGTGACATTTAACCACGTTTGGGTGGTTAACGCCGCGAAGAATCTCGATCTCGCGGCAGATCTGGCTACGCACCATGTCTTCATGGTTCCCATAAATCACTTTTAGGGCAAAGGGCCTCCCCGTTGGACGGTGGATCACTTTGTAAACGGTTCCCCCGGCGCCGCTTCCTATACGGTTGATTCGGTCGAGGTCTGAAAAGCTCAATTGCTGAATTTGCTGATGACTCGTCGACGGGGCGGAGCTGGTGGTaggtggcagaggaagaggaacagCCACTATCGGGTCTCGCTGAGGAAGAGGCAGGGTTAAGTCTGGCCGCCTCCGTTGCTTGTTTCGATTAGCCGTTCCGTTTCCCATTCCCGTTCCCATTCCGATTCCGATACCCGGCGGTGGTGATTGATTCGGTCTCATGACTCAGCTGCGAATCGGTTTTCCTTCtttgttctttttattttcttgcccCTTACTTCTAGGGTTGCGTTCAGACAATGATGAACGATTAAAAATCGTCGTCGTCGTCGCTTTCTTCTTCGATGGAGAGCTTTCCCGGCAAGGTTTTGTATTCGATTTTTTCTTCACAACAAAAATACTGAAAATCAGAAtttcttgtttttttcttttttttcttttctttagagagagagagagagagagagagagagagagagagagagagaggaagttCTACCAAGAGAGGAAAATGAGAGAGTGACGCGATGTCTAAGGGGCCTTTTGGAAGTGAGAGAATagactctttttctttttcctcctttaaaaattaaaagaataaaaaggatTTAAAAAAAAGGGCGAAATTGTTATGTAGAGCCAGGGAGAGAATCCGGAGAGATTTTAAAGGGGAGAATACAGAAGAGAGAGAAGGGAGAAACATTAACCAACCACGCGCTTTTATGGAAGTAGACTTGGTAAATGCATGCGCGTGAACTTTACGCTGCATAGTACACTACGTTGGCTATTACGGTAAAGcgaataaataattaatgaaatacATTCTTATATTCTTATAGTAATtaagaataatataatatttaaactaaaattataatatatttaatttttaaatttataaaattctataatttaattgattg
The genomic region above belongs to Manihot esculenta cultivar AM560-2 chromosome 3, M.esculenta_v8, whole genome shotgun sequence and contains:
- the LOC110612157 gene encoding mitogen-activated protein kinase kinase 5; protein product: MRPNQSPPPGIGIGMGTGMGNGTANRNKQRRRPDLTLPLPQRDPIVAVPLPLPPTTSSAPSTSHQQIQQLSFSDLDRINRIGSGAGGTVYKVIHRPTGRPFALKVIYGNHEDMVRSQICREIEILRGVNHPNVVKCHEFYEHNGEIQVLLEFLDGGSLEGTHISLEAHLSDVARQILSGMAYLHRRKIVHRDIKPSNLLIDSRKNVKIADFGVSRILAQTMDPCNSSVGTIAYMSPERINTDLNHGQYDGYAGDIWSLGVSILEFYLGRFPFAVGRQGDWASLMCAICMSQPPEAPPTASREFRNFIACCLQREPARRWTATQLLQHPFISRNSGGQREVNQNLHQLLPPPRPLSS